In the genome of Triticum urartu cultivar G1812 chromosome 5, Tu2.1, whole genome shotgun sequence, one region contains:
- the LOC125508488 gene encoding ureide permease 1-like gives MSMDHALACASSLVPCQEVVEEPLLNSLLSIKQGLNMFIIEDKGGAIAIMCASLFFLGTWPAVLTLLERRGRLPQHTYLDYSITNLLAAVLIALTFGQLGDAKHNMPNFFTQLSQDNWPSVMFAMAGGVVLSVGNLSTQYAWAYVGLSVTEVISSSMVVVIGTTLNYFLDNRINKAEILFTGVACFLVAVILGSAVHASNAADNEKKLSESTNTYKLGTDGGTERGKQVIDKDAPKDMENGASAECDTKAEAGTAEYLIELEERRSIKVFGSSTFIGLGIVFFSGVCFSLFSPAINLATNDQWHTLKDGVPHLVVYTAFFYFSISCFVVGIGLNILFLYRPMAGVPKSSFKAYLNDWEGRQWALLAGFLCGFGNGFQFMGGQAAGYAAADAVQALPLVSTFWGILLFGEYRKSSKKTYTLLVFMLLMFIAAVATLMASAGHRSTK, from the exons ATGTCCATGGACCATGCTCTGGCATGTGCTTCTTCTTTGGTTCCCTGCCAAGAG GTGGTTGAAGAGCCCCTGCTGAATTCCTTGCTCTCCATCAAACAAGGCCTCAACATGTTCATCATAGAAGACAAAGGGGGCGCCATTGCCATCATGTGCGCCTCCCTCTTTTTTCTGGGCACGTGGCCAGCGGTGCTTACCCTCTTGGAGCGCCGGGGACGGCTGCCGCAGCACACATACCTCGACTACTCCATAACGAACCTCCTTGCGGCCGTCCTCATAGCGCTTACCTTCGGCCAGCTTGGGGATGCAAAGCACAACATGCCCAATTTCTTCACTCAGCTCAGTCAG GACAACTGGCCTTCAGTGATGTTTGCAATGGCAGGGGGTGTTGTGCTCAGTGTTGGGAACCTCTCAACACAGTATGCTTGGGCATATGTGGGCCTCTCAGTCACTGAGGTTATCAGCTCAAGCATGGTTGTTGTTATAG GCACGACACTAAATTACTTCCTGGACAATCGCATCAACAAGGCAGAGATTCTTTTCACTGGAGTGGCATGCTTCCTTGTTGCAGTCATCCTTGGCTCTGCTGTTCATGCTTCCAATGCGGCTGACAATGAAAAGAAACTCAGTGAATCCACAAATACCTACAAACTTGG GACGGATGGAGGTACGGAGAGAGGCAAACAAGTTATAGACAAAG ATGCTCCGAAGGACATGGAGAATGGAGCTTCTGCAGAGTGTGACACCAAAGCCGAAGCTGGAACTGCAGAATACCTAATTGAGCTCGAAGAGCGCCGTTCAATTAAG GTATTTGGATCAAGCACCTTTATAGGGCTTGGGATAGTTTTCTTTTCTGGCGTCTgcttctctctcttctccccgGCGATCAACCTGGCCACCAATGACCAGTGGCACACCCTGAAAGACGGTGTCCCGCATTTGGTGGTCTACACCGCCTTCTTCTACTTCTCCATTTCGTGTTTTGTCGTCGGTATCGGGTTGAACATCTTGTTCCTCTACCGTCCAATGGCGGGCGTGCCAAAGTCATCCTTCAAGGCCTACCTGAATGACTGGGAAGGCAGGCAATGGGCTCTTCTTGCCGGCTTCCTTTGCGGTTTCGGCAATGGCTTCCAATTCATGGGTGGTCAGGCTGCTGGTTATGCAGCTGCTGATGCTGTTCAG GCATTGCCGCTTGTGAGCACATTTTGGGGTATCCTGCTATTTGGGGAGTACCGAAAGTCGTCGAAGAAAACGTATACTCTGCTCGTGTTCATGCTGCTCATGTTTATCGCAGCTGTAGCAACACTCATGGCTTCAGCAGGTCACAGGAGCACAAAATGA